Proteins from a single region of Hordeum vulgare subsp. vulgare chromosome 6H, MorexV3_pseudomolecules_assembly, whole genome shotgun sequence:
- the LOC123401502 gene encoding telomere length regulation protein TEL2 homolog isoform X2: MASKPSSAMAAASLEGGGGVTRLEALVMDKVAEAADAVATASSAGEVVRAIHAVAVLLFPVDSATVAGTLDEPIKSQIISVLSLSHDERESWRRAFYHGPAFPTMSKILLGNIALKWLRQIHNTVRKEVYDSFFVRGPPTEVIQALVPALSQNENSKEDHNIFCLNIERLLILCLLENKGVGQIVAEFMFFNKHNDGVLNPDRTTFISRVAQLLASVPDKARMAASSALTSSLFFKSVVSQLLVRAEEAAIELSANKDTNEQDTLSSVLLFVGEVLSRVSRRGSTGILVAELIPMIRNHLQRCVAPDRKTIIPDMIKHVPQSRFWFNVVEALRDQHSIERLTEEMLRQLASHHLNDEEAYWILWTLFNQSIMHIAVIRAMFIDKFLLWKTFPLCCLRWILHYAVFEFSPNSVAEAQMRRTSNFLVTLKSLLTVWSKKEFVQLYSVEQQAYITAAIGLCLENMSKEELEMNKDVLNCILQGVNCRLESPIDLVRKMASAVALTFSKVVDPKNPLYLDDDCSESVDWEFGVLSPKEITAPSHGVEFGIKSKSRPRNNRKYAGDKKGKAIKHDISDNRVKIVEIKSKLDSDEMSAAAINFEEHCDKESISIDGSSDSSLEPYDLSDDDTDLQKNFTHLSDLAAALRKPDDLDGVQSALTSAEKLVRASPDELRHCSGDLVQALVHVRCSDVVMEGEEDSAEEKREKALVALLVTSPFESLDVLTKLLYSSSVDISQRILVIDVMTEAAQELAETKIVKSEQRHGNLISDTSPSWLVPRDSGPVGASPWREVSETGSLLKNWSHRYEREVPSRPGQVKSGKSRKWGLGKAKDLQVERSKNRFPLYAAAFMLPVMEGYDKRRHGVDLLNRDFVVLGKLIYMLGVCMKCMAMHPEASAIAPALLDMIRAREVSQHAEAYVRRSVLFAASCVLIALHPSYVASVLIEGNQDISTGLEWIRTSALRIAEADPDTECTSMAMNCLRLHSEMVLQTSRALESAEHSKAGSRTLPSKLDNIIIPFANMM, translated from the exons ATGGCGAGCAAGCCAAGCAGCGCCATGGCGGCGGCCTCTTTGGAGGGTGGCGGCGGAGTAACGCGCTTGGAAGCCCTGGTCATGGACAAGGTGGCAGAGGCCGCCGACGCAGTCGCCACAGCGTCGAGCGCCGGTGAGGTGGTCCGCGCGATCCATGCCGTTGCTGTCCTACTCTTCCCCGTGGACTCGGCCACCGTCGCTG GCACCTTGGACGAGCCTATCAAAAGCCAG atTATCAGTGTTCTGAGCCTCAGCCATGATGAAAGGGAGTCTTGGCGGCGTGCTTTTTATCATGGTCCAGCATTTCCTACCATGTCTAAGATATTACTTGGCA ATATTGCTCTGAAGTGGCTACGGCAGATTCACAACACTGTGAGGAAGGAAGTCTATGATTCCTTTTTTGTCAGAGGACCTCCTACTGAAGTGATTCAGGCTCTTGTTCCAGCTTTATCTCAAAATGAAAACTCTAAGGAGGATCATAACATTTTTTGTTTGAACATTGAAAG GCTATTAATATTGTGCTTGCTTGAGAATAAGGGGGTGGGCCAGATTGTTGCAGAGTTTATGTTTTTCAATAAGCATAATGATGGTGTTCTCAACCCAGATAGAACAACTTTCATCTCAAGGGTTGCACAACTACTTGCATCTGTTCCAGATAAAGCAAGAATGGCAGCCTCATCTGCGCTTACATCGTC GTTATTCTTCAAGAGTGTTGTCAGCCAACTTCTTGTTCGAGCGGAAGAAGCAGCTATTGAGTTGTCTGCTAACAAAGATACTAATGAACAGGATACGCTAAGTTCTGTGTTGCTCTTTGTGGGTGAAGTGTTATCCCGTGTTAGCCGCCGTGGATCTACTG GCATTTTAGTTGCTGAATTGATCCCTATGATCCGTAATCACTTACAAAGATGTGTAGCACCAGACCGTAAGACGATAATTCCTGACATGATCAAGCATGTTCCTCAGTCTCGGTTTTGGTTCAATGTGGTTGAAGCATTGAGAGATCAGCATTCTATTGAAAGATTGACTGAAGAGATGTTGCGCCAACTTGCATCACACCATTTAAATGATGAAGAAGCGTACTGGATTTTATGGACTCTGTTTAATCAGAGTATCATGCATATTGCTGTTATAAG GGCAATGTTTATTGAcaaatttttgctttggaaaacatTTCCACTATGCTGCCTGAGATGGATTCTTCATTATGCTGTCTTTGAATTCTCACCAAATTCAGTCGCAGAAGCTCAAATGCGAAGGACATCAAACTTCCTGGTTACATTGAAAAGTTTACTTACTGTTTGGTCCAAGAAAGAGTTTGTTCAGTTATATTCAGTGGAGCAACAAGCTT ATATCACTGCAGCAATAGGGTTATGTTTGGAGAACATGTCAAAAGAAGAATTAGAAATGAACAAAGATGTATTAAATTGTATTCTTCAAGGAGTAAACT GTAGGTTAGAGAGCCCAATTGACTTAGTCCGGAAGATGGCAAGTGCTGTTGCATTGACATTTTCTAAAGTTGTTGATCCAAAAAATCCTCTTTACCTTGATGATGACTGTTCTGAGAGTGTTGATTGGGAGTTCGGGGTTCTCTCTCCAAAGGAGATCACAGCTCCTTCCCATGGTGTAGAATttggaatcaaatcaaaatcacgtCCGCGTAATAACAGGAAATATGCTGGTGACAAAAAGGGAAAGGCTATCAAGCATGATATTTCAGACAACAGAGTAAAAATCGTAGAGATCAAGTCAAAACTAGATTCTGATGAAATGTCTGCCGCTGCTATAAATTTTGAGGAACATTGTGACAAGGAAAGCATTAGCATTGATGGTTCCAGTGATTCATCCCTGGAGCCGTATGATTTGTCAGATGATGACACTGATTTGCAGAAGAATTTCACACATCTAAGTGATCTTGCAGCTGCACTGCGAAAACCTGACGATCTAGATGGT GTTCAAAGCGCTCTTACTTCTGCCGAAAAGCTTGTGAGAGCATCACCTGATGAGCTGCGCCACTGCTCGGGTGATCTTGTTCAAGCACTGGTACATGTTCGTTGTTCTGATGTCGTGATGGAAGGCGAGGAAGATTCTGCTGAAGAAAAGCGAGAAAAGGCATTAGTCGCTTTGCTGGTAACCAGCCCATTTGAATCATTAGATGTTCTTACAAAATTGCTATATTCATCGAGTGTGGATATAAGTCAGCGTATTTTAGTTATTGATGTTATGACTGAGGCAGCACAGGAGCTTGCTGAAACTAAAATTGTAAAGAGTGAACAGCGGCATGGGAACTTGATATCTGATACTTCTCCGTCTTGGCTGGTTCCTAGGGACAGCGGACCTGTTGGGGCAAGCCCTTGGAGAGAGGTATCAGAAACAGGATCACTTTTGAAAAATTGGTCACACCGGTATGAAAGAGAAGTTCCATCTAGACCAGGCCAGGTTAAATCAGGAAAATCTCGCAAATGGGGTCTTGGGAAAGCAAAAGATTTGCAAGTGGAGCGGTCAAAAAACAGATTTCCTTTGTATGCTGCTGCATTTATGCTCCCGGTTATGGAAGGATATGACAAGAGAAGACATGGGGTGGACTTGCTCAATCGAGATTTTGTTGTCCTAGGTAAATTGATATACATGCTTGGTGTCTGTATGAAGTGCATGGCGATGCATCCGGAAGCATCAGCCATTGCTCCAGCTCTTCTGGATATGATAAGAGCCAG GGAGGTCTCGCAACATGCTGAAGCATATGTGAGAAGGTCTGTGTTGTTTGCAGCTTCTTGTGTATTGATAGCCTTGCACCCGTCATATGTTGCATCAGTTCTTATCGAAGGCAACCAGGACATTTCTACTGGTTTAGAATGGATTCGTACATCGGCCTTGCGTATTGCTGAAGCAGATCCTGATACAGAGTGCACATCA ATGGCCATGAACTGCCTGCGGCTCCACTCGGAGATGGTCCTCCAGACATCCCGTGCCTTGGAATCTGCGGAACATTCCAAGGCCGGCAGCAGGACACTACCTTCTAAACTCGATAACATTATAATACCATTTGCAAACATGATGTaa
- the LOC123401502 gene encoding telomere length regulation protein TEL2 homolog isoform X1: MASKPSSAMAAASLEGGGGVTRLEALVMDKVAEAADAVATASSAGEVVRAIHAVAVLLFPVDSATVAGTLDEPIKSQEATASQNTNWSNGNSCFCTVQIISVLSLSHDERESWRRAFYHGPAFPTMSKILLGNIALKWLRQIHNTVRKEVYDSFFVRGPPTEVIQALVPALSQNENSKEDHNIFCLNIERLLILCLLENKGVGQIVAEFMFFNKHNDGVLNPDRTTFISRVAQLLASVPDKARMAASSALTSSLFFKSVVSQLLVRAEEAAIELSANKDTNEQDTLSSVLLFVGEVLSRVSRRGSTGILVAELIPMIRNHLQRCVAPDRKTIIPDMIKHVPQSRFWFNVVEALRDQHSIERLTEEMLRQLASHHLNDEEAYWILWTLFNQSIMHIAVIRAMFIDKFLLWKTFPLCCLRWILHYAVFEFSPNSVAEAQMRRTSNFLVTLKSLLTVWSKKEFVQLYSVEQQAYITAAIGLCLENMSKEELEMNKDVLNCILQGVNCRLESPIDLVRKMASAVALTFSKVVDPKNPLYLDDDCSESVDWEFGVLSPKEITAPSHGVEFGIKSKSRPRNNRKYAGDKKGKAIKHDISDNRVKIVEIKSKLDSDEMSAAAINFEEHCDKESISIDGSSDSSLEPYDLSDDDTDLQKNFTHLSDLAAALRKPDDLDGVQSALTSAEKLVRASPDELRHCSGDLVQALVHVRCSDVVMEGEEDSAEEKREKALVALLVTSPFESLDVLTKLLYSSSVDISQRILVIDVMTEAAQELAETKIVKSEQRHGNLISDTSPSWLVPRDSGPVGASPWREVSETGSLLKNWSHRYEREVPSRPGQVKSGKSRKWGLGKAKDLQVERSKNRFPLYAAAFMLPVMEGYDKRRHGVDLLNRDFVVLGKLIYMLGVCMKCMAMHPEASAIAPALLDMIRAREVSQHAEAYVRRSVLFAASCVLIALHPSYVASVLIEGNQDISTGLEWIRTSALRIAEADPDTECTSMAMNCLRLHSEMVLQTSRALESAEHSKAGSRTLPSKLDNIIIPFANMM, translated from the exons ATGGCGAGCAAGCCAAGCAGCGCCATGGCGGCGGCCTCTTTGGAGGGTGGCGGCGGAGTAACGCGCTTGGAAGCCCTGGTCATGGACAAGGTGGCAGAGGCCGCCGACGCAGTCGCCACAGCGTCGAGCGCCGGTGAGGTGGTCCGCGCGATCCATGCCGTTGCTGTCCTACTCTTCCCCGTGGACTCGGCCACCGTCGCTG GCACCTTGGACGAGCCTATCAAAAGCCAG GAAGCTACTGCAAGTCAAAACACAAACTGGAGTAATGGCAACTCCTGTTTCTGCACAGTCCAG atTATCAGTGTTCTGAGCCTCAGCCATGATGAAAGGGAGTCTTGGCGGCGTGCTTTTTATCATGGTCCAGCATTTCCTACCATGTCTAAGATATTACTTGGCA ATATTGCTCTGAAGTGGCTACGGCAGATTCACAACACTGTGAGGAAGGAAGTCTATGATTCCTTTTTTGTCAGAGGACCTCCTACTGAAGTGATTCAGGCTCTTGTTCCAGCTTTATCTCAAAATGAAAACTCTAAGGAGGATCATAACATTTTTTGTTTGAACATTGAAAG GCTATTAATATTGTGCTTGCTTGAGAATAAGGGGGTGGGCCAGATTGTTGCAGAGTTTATGTTTTTCAATAAGCATAATGATGGTGTTCTCAACCCAGATAGAACAACTTTCATCTCAAGGGTTGCACAACTACTTGCATCTGTTCCAGATAAAGCAAGAATGGCAGCCTCATCTGCGCTTACATCGTC GTTATTCTTCAAGAGTGTTGTCAGCCAACTTCTTGTTCGAGCGGAAGAAGCAGCTATTGAGTTGTCTGCTAACAAAGATACTAATGAACAGGATACGCTAAGTTCTGTGTTGCTCTTTGTGGGTGAAGTGTTATCCCGTGTTAGCCGCCGTGGATCTACTG GCATTTTAGTTGCTGAATTGATCCCTATGATCCGTAATCACTTACAAAGATGTGTAGCACCAGACCGTAAGACGATAATTCCTGACATGATCAAGCATGTTCCTCAGTCTCGGTTTTGGTTCAATGTGGTTGAAGCATTGAGAGATCAGCATTCTATTGAAAGATTGACTGAAGAGATGTTGCGCCAACTTGCATCACACCATTTAAATGATGAAGAAGCGTACTGGATTTTATGGACTCTGTTTAATCAGAGTATCATGCATATTGCTGTTATAAG GGCAATGTTTATTGAcaaatttttgctttggaaaacatTTCCACTATGCTGCCTGAGATGGATTCTTCATTATGCTGTCTTTGAATTCTCACCAAATTCAGTCGCAGAAGCTCAAATGCGAAGGACATCAAACTTCCTGGTTACATTGAAAAGTTTACTTACTGTTTGGTCCAAGAAAGAGTTTGTTCAGTTATATTCAGTGGAGCAACAAGCTT ATATCACTGCAGCAATAGGGTTATGTTTGGAGAACATGTCAAAAGAAGAATTAGAAATGAACAAAGATGTATTAAATTGTATTCTTCAAGGAGTAAACT GTAGGTTAGAGAGCCCAATTGACTTAGTCCGGAAGATGGCAAGTGCTGTTGCATTGACATTTTCTAAAGTTGTTGATCCAAAAAATCCTCTTTACCTTGATGATGACTGTTCTGAGAGTGTTGATTGGGAGTTCGGGGTTCTCTCTCCAAAGGAGATCACAGCTCCTTCCCATGGTGTAGAATttggaatcaaatcaaaatcacgtCCGCGTAATAACAGGAAATATGCTGGTGACAAAAAGGGAAAGGCTATCAAGCATGATATTTCAGACAACAGAGTAAAAATCGTAGAGATCAAGTCAAAACTAGATTCTGATGAAATGTCTGCCGCTGCTATAAATTTTGAGGAACATTGTGACAAGGAAAGCATTAGCATTGATGGTTCCAGTGATTCATCCCTGGAGCCGTATGATTTGTCAGATGATGACACTGATTTGCAGAAGAATTTCACACATCTAAGTGATCTTGCAGCTGCACTGCGAAAACCTGACGATCTAGATGGT GTTCAAAGCGCTCTTACTTCTGCCGAAAAGCTTGTGAGAGCATCACCTGATGAGCTGCGCCACTGCTCGGGTGATCTTGTTCAAGCACTGGTACATGTTCGTTGTTCTGATGTCGTGATGGAAGGCGAGGAAGATTCTGCTGAAGAAAAGCGAGAAAAGGCATTAGTCGCTTTGCTGGTAACCAGCCCATTTGAATCATTAGATGTTCTTACAAAATTGCTATATTCATCGAGTGTGGATATAAGTCAGCGTATTTTAGTTATTGATGTTATGACTGAGGCAGCACAGGAGCTTGCTGAAACTAAAATTGTAAAGAGTGAACAGCGGCATGGGAACTTGATATCTGATACTTCTCCGTCTTGGCTGGTTCCTAGGGACAGCGGACCTGTTGGGGCAAGCCCTTGGAGAGAGGTATCAGAAACAGGATCACTTTTGAAAAATTGGTCACACCGGTATGAAAGAGAAGTTCCATCTAGACCAGGCCAGGTTAAATCAGGAAAATCTCGCAAATGGGGTCTTGGGAAAGCAAAAGATTTGCAAGTGGAGCGGTCAAAAAACAGATTTCCTTTGTATGCTGCTGCATTTATGCTCCCGGTTATGGAAGGATATGACAAGAGAAGACATGGGGTGGACTTGCTCAATCGAGATTTTGTTGTCCTAGGTAAATTGATATACATGCTTGGTGTCTGTATGAAGTGCATGGCGATGCATCCGGAAGCATCAGCCATTGCTCCAGCTCTTCTGGATATGATAAGAGCCAG GGAGGTCTCGCAACATGCTGAAGCATATGTGAGAAGGTCTGTGTTGTTTGCAGCTTCTTGTGTATTGATAGCCTTGCACCCGTCATATGTTGCATCAGTTCTTATCGAAGGCAACCAGGACATTTCTACTGGTTTAGAATGGATTCGTACATCGGCCTTGCGTATTGCTGAAGCAGATCCTGATACAGAGTGCACATCA ATGGCCATGAACTGCCTGCGGCTCCACTCGGAGATGGTCCTCCAGACATCCCGTGCCTTGGAATCTGCGGAACATTCCAAGGCCGGCAGCAGGACACTACCTTCTAAACTCGATAACATTATAATACCATTTGCAAACATGATGTaa